CAGCCGGGCATAATGCCCGGTCCGTGACACCTTTGGTGACAGGGTGGGGTATTTTCGCCCAACACCGGGGGGCCGGAGTCATGGTCCCTCGCCGAGTGGGTGGGGGCGATCGCCGGGCCGGCCCGCTTCGCGGCTACACCGTCGGGCTCATGCACCACTGGTTCAAGCAGGGCAGCCCGGTGCCTCACTGGATCACTGAGACCTTCGTCCGCTTTCCGCTCGAGCTCTCCCTCCTTTCGGCCATCGTCGCGTCCGCCATCGCCGCCTGGGGCGTCGGCAAGCTGGCCAGCGCCAAGCGGGGCGTCTACTTCGCCATGCTCACGCTGGCCCTGAGCCAGGTCTTCTATTACGCGGCCCAGACGTTCGACGACATCACGGGCGGGACGGACGGCCGGGGCGGGCTCGCGAACATGCGCCTGGGAAGCCTCGGCCTTCGGGTGGGCGTCATGGACGCCACGGTCACCTACTACTTCATCTTCGTCTTGGCGGGCGCCGCCACGGTCCTCATCTGGCAGATCCTGCGCTCCCCCTTCGGGCAGGTGCTGCGGGCGGTCCGGGAGAACGAGGTGCGGGCGCGCAACTGCGGGTACGACACCGCCAGGGTCCGCCTGGTCGCCTTCGTCCTGAGCGGGACGTTCTCCGGACTGGCCGGGGCCCTCGCCATCATCTACGGCGAGTCCGTCCCCATCGAGAACATCCACTTCATCACCTCGGGGCAGGTCGTCATCATCACCCTGTTCGGGGGCGCGGGGACCTTTCTCGGCCCAGCGGTGGGGTCGTTCATCTACTGGTACCTGCGACAGCTCATGAGCACGGAGTTCGTGAAGTACCTCGCCATCTTCCAGTACTGGGAGATGTGGGTCGGGGGCATCTTCATCCTGATCGTGCTCTTCGTTCCCGCTGGGATCCTCGGGGCCATCCACAACTGGACGCTGGAGTTCCGGGCGCGATGCGACCTCGAGTCCGTCCGTCGGCGCGCCGAGGCCGCGCCCGGCGCGGCGGGTGGGGA
This Candidatus Rokuibacteriota bacterium DNA region includes the following protein-coding sequences:
- a CDS encoding branched-chain amino acid ABC transporter permease produces the protein MVPRRVGGGDRRAGPLRGYTVGLMHHWFKQGSPVPHWITETFVRFPLELSLLSAIVASAIAAWGVGKLASAKRGVYFAMLTLALSQVFYYAAQTFDDITGGTDGRGGLANMRLGSLGLRVGVMDATVTYYFIFVLAGAATVLIWQILRSPFGQVLRAVRENEVRARNCGYDTARVRLVAFVLSGTFSGLAGALAIIYGESVPIENIHFITSGQVVIITLFGGAGTFLGPAVGSFIYWYLRQLMSTEFVKYLAIFQYWEMWVGGIFILIVLFVPAGILGAIHNWTLEFRARCDLESVRRRAEAAPGAAGGDMPDARP